The Flavivirga eckloniae genomic interval CCTCGTTTAAATTATAATTCGGTACACCCCGGACACAAACTAAACATTAGAATAGATGAACTTGGTAGTATTGTAAACTATAATCGTTCTTTAGAATTAAACAGTGGTGAGATTACTACGAGCTGGGAAGATTTCCGCGGTAAATTTGAAAAATCTGTTTTTGTATCCAGACCAGACAATGTTATAGTTACTCGAGTAAAGTGCGATGGTTTAAGTTTTGGTGCCAGTATAAACATCAAGGATATTGATGGTTGGAAACCCGAAGATATTAGAAAACCATTGATAGAACACGGAGAACAAGAACTATATTATAAAACATCTTACGTACGTTTACACGGACTTCCTGAACCTGATGGATATCATTCTCTTTCTAGAGTCATTACAAAAGGAGGAAACATTCAAGTAAAGAGTGACCGACTTATAGTAAGCGATGTAAACGAAATAATTGTAATTACACGCTTAGATTATCTTCCTGTGGCATCTAAACCTGAAAGACAAGCGCTTTCAATCAGCTTATCGGACTTGCCAGCTTCTTATGAAGCATTATATAATCGTCACACCGTAATACAGGCTGAAATGATGAACCGTTGTTCCTTAAATTTAGGCGGAAACAATGGTGCAGGAAAAACAACTGACGAAATATTATTTGATGCAAAATCAAACGGACCTTCTCCAGAATTTCTGGAACTTCTTTTTGCCGTAGGTAGATATGCTTTTATTGCCAGTAGTGGAGATCTTCCTCCTGCATTAATGGGCATCTGGGGTAATACCTGGACACCAAATTGGTGGGGACATTATACAAACGATTCAAACCTCAACTTGGCAGTAGCTTCTGGAAGTGTTACAAATCTTCCTGAAATGATGGAAAGCTATTTTTCATGGATTGAAAGCTTATATCCAGACTGGAAAAGGAATGCAGCCCAGCTATATGGTGCCGATGGATATATGGCTGCTATAGCTCATGGATGGAGACACGGTATCGCTTTAGGTGGCTGGAATGAGTGGATTGGTGGTGCTGGATGGCTTGGAAGCTATTTTTACGAGCACTATCAATTTACAGACGATAAAGAATTCCTAAAAAAACGAGTTATTCCTTTATTTGAAAACATTGTATCCTTTTATGAAGGCGCCATGAAAGATATGGAAATGCCAGATGGCAAATTTCTTGTATGGCCAGGTTGCTCAGTAGAAAATGCACCTGCTGATATTCGCAGGTACGGTGAGCAAGGCGCACCAAATGCGACTCATGAATTGGCAGTAATGAAATACTCATTTAATGTTTTAATTGATGGGTATCGTACCCTTGGAATAAATGAGGAAAGAATTCCTGAGCTTGAAGCATTTATTAGCAAAATTCCCGAGTACATGATAAACGACGTAGGGGCACTTGCCGAATGGAGCCATCCTGATATGAATGAGCAATACAACAACAATCACAACTCACACCTATGGCCTTTATATCCTGGTACAGAAATCACTCCATGGAAATCTTCTCCCAAACTCATTAAGGCTTGTAAAATAGCCATTAGAGAGCGTAATAGGGTTATTGTTGATACGAACAGATGCGGACACGGTATTATGCACCTCGGTTATATGGGAGCGCGTCTTAACGATCCTAAAATGGCATGGAGAACCTTAGATGTTATTGCTCGTAACGACTTAATTTACAATAGCTTTGTTTCATCTCACAACTCACTCCATCATACTTTTAACCTTGATGCCTCGCTTTCTCTTCCAGGTTTAATGGCCGAAATGTGCGTTACCTCTGCACCGGGAAGACTTGCTCTTTTATCCGGTTTGCCTCTGGAAAAATTACCACACGGTGAAATCAAGGGCATTTTAGCCAGAAAAGGTATCAAAATAAACAAAATGGTCTGGGATAGAAAAACAGGAACTATTAACATGAATCTTACCAGCGTCAATAATCAGGAGGTTATTATTTGTAGTCGCCTTGAGTTAACAGATCTAAAAGCAAATACAAAAGCGAGAAAGGAAAATGATGAATGGTTGGTGCGTCTGCCTAAAAATAAAAACGTTCGATTAACCATAAAATTTAAAGAATAACAACTGTTTTAGGATGGAGTATAAACGCCATCTAAAACGCCCAGAAATCAATCTTGAACTATCAGAATGAAAAGAACCAATTACCAACTATTTGATTTTATGGACCTCTCCCCTTCTTTAGATGAAGAAGAGTGCCTTTGGATCGCAGGTCAATATAAAAACATACAAGAAGACCAGGGAGATATCCTTATAGATATTCCTTTTATCAAACAGAATAACTCTAACGATATTCAACCTGATTTAGAAGCCGCCCCATTAATGCGTCGTTTAAGAATAAGGGCATACGGAAGTCGTATATTGAGAGTCGCTTTTGATGAGGGAGAAGCCAAAATGACGGATTCTCTTATGCTCGATTGGCATAGTGACCTTGCAGCAACTCCACTTAAAATTAAATCTTCTGATGATTGCATAAAAATTATAGATGAGCTTAAAGATGTAAGGGCTGAGTTAAACCTGGCAAGTGCCGAGATTGACTATTGGAGTGACTTACTACCCCCAGCTCCTGAAACAATTAACATAACACTTTACCCAGAAAAAGGTAAAGCTGTAAAGATTAATGGTCAGGATCAATTTTTTCCAAGAAGAAGAGACGGGTTACCAATTGCCTTTGTAGAAAAGGATGCATGCACAGACAGAAGTGCTTTTTCTTTAGCATGCGACCCAAACGAACAGTTTTGTGGCACAGGCGAACGGTTCAGCAAAATGGATCTTAGCGGAAAAACAATTCAACTAGAAAATCAGGATGCTCAGGGCGTAAATAATAATCGGGCTTATAAGAATATCCCGTTCTTTATTTCCAGCCGTATGTATGGTTTTTTCCTCCATACCACAGCCTTTTCTAAAATTTCATTTGCAGATCATTCCACACGTTCCGTACAGGTATTATCAGAGTATAATCAGATGGATTTCTTCTTATTTGGAGGTTCCAGCATCGAAGAAATCCTATACAGTTATAAACAAGTAACAGGCTTTCCAACACTTCTTCCTAAATGGAGTTTTGGAACATGGATGAGTCGAATGACATATTTTTCAGCCGATGAAGTAAATAATATTTGTGATCGGCTTCGAAAAGAGGATTACCCTTGCGATGTTATTCATTTAGATACCGGATGGTTTAAAACAGATTGGCTCTGTGAGTGGACCTTTAACTCTGAACGCTTTCCCGATCCCAAAGGATTCATCTCAAAACTTAGAGATAATGGATACAAGGTAAGCTTGTGGCAACTGCCCTATATTGCTGCAGATGCAAAACAGCATGATGAAGCAAAAGAAAACAAATACTTTGCCCCTTTAAAAGAAATAAAAGAACAGGGCGGTTCAAACTTCTCAGCTTTGGATTATGCAGGTACTATAGATTTTACTAACCCGAAAGCTGTAAAGTGGTACAAAGAACTACTCAAGAATCTTTTAGATATGGGAGTGGTTTGTATAAAAACCGATTTTGGAGAAGAAATTCATCTTGAAGCAGACTATCATGGAATGGATGCCCGATTGCTACAGAACTTATATCCGCTTTTATACCAGAAAGCAGCATATGAAGTTACCAAGGAAGTTACAGGCGATGGTATCGTTTGGGCTCGTGCCGCCTGGGCTGGTTGCCAACGATTTCCACTTCACTGGGGTGGCGATGCAGCTTGTACATGGGACGGCATGGCTGGCTCTTTAAAAGGAGGGCTACATCTAGGGTTATCTGGCTTCGGATATTGGAGTCATGATGTACCCGGATTTCATGGTATTCCAAATTTTATGAATACCGTAATTCCCGACGATCTATATATAAGATGGACCCAGTTTGGAGTTTTCACATCACATCTTCGTTACCACGGAACATCTAAAAGAGAACCTTACGAATATCCATTAGCTGCTTCAATTGTAAAAAAATGGTGGAAGCTTAGATATGCGCTTCTACCCTACATATGGCAACAAAGCGAACGTGTTACTAACTCTGGCTTCACTTTTTTACGGGCGCTTATATTCCATCACCCTAACGATAAAGTTTGCTGGAATATCCACGATCAATACTTCTTTGGTGACGATTTTTTAGTTGCTCCTGTTATGAATTCAGAAAACAAAAGAGATATCTACTTACCAGAAGGAACATGGATAAACTTCTTTAATGGTGAAAAAGTAAATGGCCCCATTTGGTTATACAACCAAAACATCCCACTTGAAGAAATGCCAGTTTGGGTACGATTCGATGCATCTGTGGCTTTTTATCCTGAACCAGTAAATTCAACAGATGATGTTGAAGAGGGTAAAGAAACCACAATAGTTTTTAATGACTCATACAAAGGTATTGCTCATACAGTAATTGGTGATTTAGTAGGGTTTTAATAATTAAAAGATGTAGGCGCCGATAAGAAGCGCTCAAAAATTATATAACGATAGAAATAAAAGCAAAATTACTCATGTTAAAATTAGGAATATTAGGCCTAGGAGAAGGAAGAAGTGCCATTTCAGCAGCACTGAATAGTTCTGCCATTGAATTGGTAACCGTATGCGATTTAAATGAAGACTTGTGCAAAAAACGTACTGCCGAATTTGGATTAAGCAATTACACCACCAATTATTCTGACATGCTGAATAATCCGGACATTGACATTATAGCCATATATACTCCGGATAAACTTCATGCCCAACACATAAAAATGGCGCTACAGCATAATAAACATGTTGTATGCACCAAACCATTAATAGATAATTTGGAAGATGGTCAGGAATTGATCGATCTGGTTAATAAAACCGGAAAAAAGGTATTTGTCGGGCAAAGCTCCAGGTTTTTTGAACCCATGATTAAACAACGTAAAGATTACTTAAATGGTGAAATTGGAGACATTATAACAGTTGAGGCGCACTATAATGCAGACCATCGATGGTTTTTGGAAAAACCTTGGGCTCTGGAAAAAGCATTCAAATGGTTATACGGCGGATTAAGTCATCCTATAGATTTTTTGAGATGGTATATGCCAGATCTCTCAGAAGTTATGGGCTATGGTATGATTAGCCAGAATGGCATTAAAGCCGGGCTTAAAAACGAAGATACCATGCACTTTATTTTTAAAACACACAGTGGTAAAGTAGCCCGTCTTAGCGGATGTTATACAGGACCTGTACAGCCTCAAACGCGAGAAAGTGAAATGAGCTGTATTATTCGAGGCACAGAAGGCTGTAGCCATGCCGATTACATGGATTTACGCTATGCCATTACAAATAAAGACGGTGAAGAAAAAATCTACACCTTCGATTATAAAAACAAACATTATTTCAGGTTTGAGGGGAAAAGCCATCATGCAGGAGAATACCAGAATTATCTTGAATATTTTGCGAATTGTATTAAACACAATGAAACGCCTTATCCAGATATTATTGAAGGCATTGGAACAGTTTCGGTCCTACAAGCCATGGAGCAAACTATGGCTACAGGTTTACCTGTTAAGATTCCAAATTTATTACCCAAAAACTAACAATATAAATACAACCAACTATTATGGAAAATATTCACAACTTTTTACATACTATTGATTTTGTCGTAGTACTTGCCTATTTAGTAATACTAATAGGAATAGGCTATTGGGTTAGTTTTGTTAAAAAGAGTAAAAAAGATGAAAACTTATTTTTGGCCGGACATTCACTTGGCTGGGGCAGCATAGGATTTACCATGTGGGGAACCAACGTAGGTCCTTCTATGCTTATAGCCTCTGCAAGTATTGGTTATACAACTGGTATTGTTGCCGGTAATTTTAGTTGGCTGGCTTTTATCTTCATTTTCCTATTAGCTACTGTTTTTGCCCCAAGATACCTGAATGCAAAAGTACAAACGCTTCCAGAATTTATGGGAAGACGATTCGGGGAATCCACTAGAAAAATTCTAGCATGGTATTCACTAGTTACGATACTTATTTCGTGGTTGGCACTTACACTTTTTGCAGGTGGCATACTTGTGGGACAAATTCTAGACCTACCGCTCTGGGGCTCGGTCATTATTCTTGTAATAATTGCGGCCTTTTTTACTATTGCCGGAGGATTGAAAGCCATTGCCATTACCAATATTTTCCAAATGCTCTTGCTAATAATTGTGTCGTTAATTTTAACTGTAGTAGGCGTATATAAAGCAGGTGGTTTAGTTACCATTTACGAATCGACACCTACAGAGTTTTGGAACCTGTTTTTACCGGTTGATGATCCTAATTACCCGTGGATAGCTCTGGTTCTGGGGTATCCTGTTATGGGAGTTTGGTTTTGGTGTACAGATCAATCTATGGTGCAATCTGTTTTAGGTGCAAAAAGCCTTAAACAAGGCCAAATGGGTACTAATTTTACTGGATGGCTTAAAATTTTAGATGTTGCGCTTTTTATTATTCCTGGAATAACTTGTCTGGTTCTTTTTCCAAATCTAACCAATCCGGATGAAGCTTATATGACCATGGTAACAAGACTACTCCCAGCTGGCATGGTAGGTTTGGTAATGGCCGTTCTTATTGCAGCATTAGTAAGTACAATAGATTCCGCTTTAAACTCTTTAAGCACCGTTTTTACAATGGATATCTATCTAAAAAAATACAACCCCAATGCTTCACAGAAAGAGATCGTAAAAATTGGTCGAATCGTTACAGTAGTTGGAGCTGTTGCAGCCATATTTCTTACTTTGGCTATAGACAGCATAAAAGGGCTTAAGCTTTTTGATGTTTTTCAGGCCGTTCTAGGTTTTATTGCTCCCCCAATGTCTGTGATATTTCTTTTTGGAGTACTATGGAAAAAAAGCACCACTCTGGCAGCCAATTTCGTCTTATCTGGCGGTACGATTATCAGTTTGGGTATTGGTATCGTTTATTTCATTACAAAGGAGCAGGTTGACTGGCCTCATTTCCTTTTGCTTTCCTTTTACATTTTCGTATTCCTTTCCTTTTGCATGTGGGCGATTAGCTTTTTCGGTAGAAAGAAGGCTACAGACAACAACCAACTTTTAGACAATATACCATCTAAAACAAGCAAAAGTGTTTGGATTAGTTGGATTCTCTTAATTATAGTGATGATTGGGTTATACATCTTTTTCAACAATAATTAAAAGCACTAGAATACTAAAACAATTATAACTGAATAATATTATAGAAAAATGAACAAAACAAGAATAACTAATTTACTGATACTAACAATATTTCTTATAGGAATTCCTTTTAGAAGTATAGCTCAATATCAACATAAATTTATGGATCCAAACCTTGATATCGAAAAAAGGTTAGATGATCTTCTTGAAACGCTTACTCTGGATGAAAAAATAACCATGTTATCTGAAACTGCTCCTGCTGTTGAACGGCTGGGCATAGATGCTTACAATCATGGTAATGAGGCTTTACACGGTATTATGCGCCCTGGAAAATTTACAGTTTTTCCACGCCCAATGGGTTTAGCTGCAACTTTTAATCCTGATGCCATACAGCTTATGGCAGATTATATAAGTGATGAAGCTCGCGGAAGGTATAATGAGCTGGGAAGAAAATGTGTTGGCGGACGATTTAATGGACACTTTAATGGACTGCTTACTTTTTGGTCTCCAAATGTAAACATGGCAAGAGATCCTCGTTGGGGACGTACCGGTGAAACATATGGAGAAGACCCATTGTTAACTTCAAGAATGGGAGCTTCCTTTACACGAGGCTTGCAAGGCGACGGCAAATATTTAAAAGCAATAGCTACACCAAAGCATTATGCAGCGAATAACGAAGAGCATAATCGTTTCTCATGCAATGCTGAGATACCAGAACGTTCATTACGCGAATACTACCTCAAAGGATTTGAAGGCTGTATTGTTGATGGCAAAGCATTTTCAATCATGGCTGCCTATAATTCAATTAACGGTGTACCCTGCTCCGTAAACCCGTATTTATTAAATGATATTCTACGTGACGAATGGGGTTTTAAAGGCTATGTTGTTGGTGATTTAAATTCCCCTCATTATGTTTATACGCGCCATAAATACACAAAATCTCAAGCAGAAACTGCTGCATTGTGTATTAAAAGTGGTCTTGAGCTCGACAGTGGATTTAAACCATTCAAACACCTAAAAAAAGCCATTAAGAAAGGGTTATGTACAGAAGAAGAAGTAACCGAGGCTGCAAGAAGAGTTCTTAGAGGGCGTTTTAAATTAGGTATGTTCGACCCGATCGACATGGTACCTTACAACAGTATAAAACCAGATATAGTAGGCTCTGAGAAACATCAGAAACTTGCTCTTGAATTGGCACAACAATCCATGGTGTTACTCAAAAATGACAACTTTTTACCATTAAAGGATGATATAAAGAAAATAGCTGTGCTAGGACCGTGTATTAATATGTACAAGCACCCCCATTATAGTGCCTATGAAGGTTCTGCAAACCCTCCGGTGACTCCTATCGATGGTATCAAAAGTATTTGTAACGAAAAGGGTATAGAGCTTGTAGAAATCCCATGGGAATTACTCTCTGGTAGTAGCCAGTTAGTAAAAGTTGAATCATCATTTCTGAAACCAGAAATAGAAATCGGAAATAAATCGGTTGGTCTTACTGGCTATTACTATGATAATAAAAATCTTGAAGGTAAACCTCTAGGCAAAAGAGTGGATGGTGATATAGATTTTGACCGTGTAAAAAAAGCACCTGATAGTTACTTTATTAATGAACCTTTAAGTGTACGATGGACTGGTAAACTTATGCCTCCCGTTAGCGGAAATTATAAATTATCATTTACTTACGACGATGGTGCAAAAGTATGGCTAAATGGCAAAGAAGTATTAAATGATTGGGTTGTTGGAGCATCAAGAACCAAAGCATTTGATTTCAAGATGGTTAAAGACACCCCTGTGGATATTCGCATTGAGTACTTTGATACTGGTGGAGGTGCTGTTGCGCAGCTTAAGTGGTTAATTCCAGAATCGACAGACAAGAACCTACACCTAAACGCCATAGCGGATTGTGATGCGGTTATAATGGTCATGGGACTCGACGATAACCATACAGGAGAAGGCTTTGATAAGACCTACCTTGATTTACCAGCAGACCAAGATGAAATGATTCGTAAAGTACATGCTTTGAATAAAGAAATAGCCTTAGTGTTAATGAATAGTACTGCACTTACAATAAACTGGGAGAACAAGAATATACCAGCTATTTTGGAGGCTTGGTATCCTGGTGAAAAAACAGGAACTGCTCTTGCTGATATACTTTGGGGTAAAATAAGCCCTAGCGGTAAACTACCAATGACTTTTTGCAACAGTGTTGATGATTTGCCTCCATTCGACGATTATGATGTTACCAACGGTCGCACATACATGTATGCCAAAGCAGAACCTTTGTTTGAATTTGGTTATGGTCTTAGCTACACGACCTTTGCTTATTCGAACCTAAAATTGAATAAGAAGTCGTATGCAAAGAACAAAACCATCAAGCTTAGTTTTGATGTTAAGAATACTGGCGACTTTAATGCCGATGAAATTGCCCAGGTTTACATAAAACCGGTAAATGTTAAACCAAGTATTAAGTTACCAATTAAACAACTTAAAGGTTTTAAACGGACTTCCATTACATCTGGGGCA includes:
- a CDS encoding glycosyl hydrolase family 95 catalytic domain-containing protein, encoding MYRKIYFLLFTLFTGSIFYSFGQEVKKIETNSIVINNSTPTEDWEESLVSGNGAQGVMVYGHPLRESIVLNHEKLWIPGQSVYPDVPNIVPGLNKARELAKQSKWKEANRMLWRSFCKGNVDMFSTEDLSRPGPRLNYNSVHPGHKLNIRIDELGSIVNYNRSLELNSGEITTSWEDFRGKFEKSVFVSRPDNVIVTRVKCDGLSFGASINIKDIDGWKPEDIRKPLIEHGEQELYYKTSYVRLHGLPEPDGYHSLSRVITKGGNIQVKSDRLIVSDVNEIIVITRLDYLPVASKPERQALSISLSDLPASYEALYNRHTVIQAEMMNRCSLNLGGNNGAGKTTDEILFDAKSNGPSPEFLELLFAVGRYAFIASSGDLPPALMGIWGNTWTPNWWGHYTNDSNLNLAVASGSVTNLPEMMESYFSWIESLYPDWKRNAAQLYGADGYMAAIAHGWRHGIALGGWNEWIGGAGWLGSYFYEHYQFTDDKEFLKKRVIPLFENIVSFYEGAMKDMEMPDGKFLVWPGCSVENAPADIRRYGEQGAPNATHELAVMKYSFNVLIDGYRTLGINEERIPELEAFISKIPEYMINDVGALAEWSHPDMNEQYNNNHNSHLWPLYPGTEITPWKSSPKLIKACKIAIRERNRVIVDTNRCGHGIMHLGYMGARLNDPKMAWRTLDVIARNDLIYNSFVSSHNSLHHTFNLDASLSLPGLMAEMCVTSAPGRLALLSGLPLEKLPHGEIKGILARKGIKINKMVWDRKTGTINMNLTSVNNQEVIICSRLELTDLKANTKARKENDEWLVRLPKNKNVRLTIKFKE
- a CDS encoding glycoside hydrolase family 31 protein, encoding MKRTNYQLFDFMDLSPSLDEEECLWIAGQYKNIQEDQGDILIDIPFIKQNNSNDIQPDLEAAPLMRRLRIRAYGSRILRVAFDEGEAKMTDSLMLDWHSDLAATPLKIKSSDDCIKIIDELKDVRAELNLASAEIDYWSDLLPPAPETINITLYPEKGKAVKINGQDQFFPRRRDGLPIAFVEKDACTDRSAFSLACDPNEQFCGTGERFSKMDLSGKTIQLENQDAQGVNNNRAYKNIPFFISSRMYGFFLHTTAFSKISFADHSTRSVQVLSEYNQMDFFLFGGSSIEEILYSYKQVTGFPTLLPKWSFGTWMSRMTYFSADEVNNICDRLRKEDYPCDVIHLDTGWFKTDWLCEWTFNSERFPDPKGFISKLRDNGYKVSLWQLPYIAADAKQHDEAKENKYFAPLKEIKEQGGSNFSALDYAGTIDFTNPKAVKWYKELLKNLLDMGVVCIKTDFGEEIHLEADYHGMDARLLQNLYPLLYQKAAYEVTKEVTGDGIVWARAAWAGCQRFPLHWGGDAACTWDGMAGSLKGGLHLGLSGFGYWSHDVPGFHGIPNFMNTVIPDDLYIRWTQFGVFTSHLRYHGTSKREPYEYPLAASIVKKWWKLRYALLPYIWQQSERVTNSGFTFLRALIFHHPNDKVCWNIHDQYFFGDDFLVAPVMNSENKRDIYLPEGTWINFFNGEKVNGPIWLYNQNIPLEEMPVWVRFDASVAFYPEPVNSTDDVEEGKETTIVFNDSYKGIAHTVIGDLVGF
- a CDS encoding Gfo/Idh/MocA family protein; its protein translation is MLKLGILGLGEGRSAISAALNSSAIELVTVCDLNEDLCKKRTAEFGLSNYTTNYSDMLNNPDIDIIAIYTPDKLHAQHIKMALQHNKHVVCTKPLIDNLEDGQELIDLVNKTGKKVFVGQSSRFFEPMIKQRKDYLNGEIGDIITVEAHYNADHRWFLEKPWALEKAFKWLYGGLSHPIDFLRWYMPDLSEVMGYGMISQNGIKAGLKNEDTMHFIFKTHSGKVARLSGCYTGPVQPQTRESEMSCIIRGTEGCSHADYMDLRYAITNKDGEEKIYTFDYKNKHYFRFEGKSHHAGEYQNYLEYFANCIKHNETPYPDIIEGIGTVSVLQAMEQTMATGLPVKIPNLLPKN
- a CDS encoding SLC5 family protein, producing MENIHNFLHTIDFVVVLAYLVILIGIGYWVSFVKKSKKDENLFLAGHSLGWGSIGFTMWGTNVGPSMLIASASIGYTTGIVAGNFSWLAFIFIFLLATVFAPRYLNAKVQTLPEFMGRRFGESTRKILAWYSLVTILISWLALTLFAGGILVGQILDLPLWGSVIILVIIAAFFTIAGGLKAIAITNIFQMLLLIIVSLILTVVGVYKAGGLVTIYESTPTEFWNLFLPVDDPNYPWIALVLGYPVMGVWFWCTDQSMVQSVLGAKSLKQGQMGTNFTGWLKILDVALFIIPGITCLVLFPNLTNPDEAYMTMVTRLLPAGMVGLVMAVLIAALVSTIDSALNSLSTVFTMDIYLKKYNPNASQKEIVKIGRIVTVVGAVAAIFLTLAIDSIKGLKLFDVFQAVLGFIAPPMSVIFLFGVLWKKSTTLAANFVLSGGTIISLGIGIVYFITKEQVDWPHFLLLSFYIFVFLSFCMWAISFFGRKKATDNNQLLDNIPSKTSKSVWISWILLIIVMIGLYIFFNNN
- a CDS encoding beta-glucosidase, giving the protein MNKTRITNLLILTIFLIGIPFRSIAQYQHKFMDPNLDIEKRLDDLLETLTLDEKITMLSETAPAVERLGIDAYNHGNEALHGIMRPGKFTVFPRPMGLAATFNPDAIQLMADYISDEARGRYNELGRKCVGGRFNGHFNGLLTFWSPNVNMARDPRWGRTGETYGEDPLLTSRMGASFTRGLQGDGKYLKAIATPKHYAANNEEHNRFSCNAEIPERSLREYYLKGFEGCIVDGKAFSIMAAYNSINGVPCSVNPYLLNDILRDEWGFKGYVVGDLNSPHYVYTRHKYTKSQAETAALCIKSGLELDSGFKPFKHLKKAIKKGLCTEEEVTEAARRVLRGRFKLGMFDPIDMVPYNSIKPDIVGSEKHQKLALELAQQSMVLLKNDNFLPLKDDIKKIAVLGPCINMYKHPHYSAYEGSANPPVTPIDGIKSICNEKGIELVEIPWELLSGSSQLVKVESSFLKPEIEIGNKSVGLTGYYYDNKNLEGKPLGKRVDGDIDFDRVKKAPDSYFINEPLSVRWTGKLMPPVSGNYKLSFTYDDGAKVWLNGKEVLNDWVVGASRTKAFDFKMVKDTPVDIRIEYFDTGGGAVAQLKWLIPESTDKNLHLNAIADCDAVIMVMGLDDNHTGEGFDKTYLDLPADQDEMIRKVHALNKEIALVLMNSTALTINWENKNIPAILEAWYPGEKTGTALADILWGKISPSGKLPMTFCNSVDDLPPFDDYDVTNGRTYMYAKAEPLFEFGYGLSYTTFAYSNLKLNKKSYAKNKTIKLSFDVKNTGDFNADEIAQVYIKPVNVKPSIKLPIKQLKGFKRTSITSGASKTIVIEIPVNDINYYNEKEKKFDIIKGEFEIQVGASSKDIRLKEKLVIK